A stretch of the Acetonema longum DSM 6540 genome encodes the following:
- the rpoC gene encoding DNA-directed RNA polymerase subunit beta' produces the protein MLDVNNFDSMRIGLASPEQIRKWSHGEVKKPETINYRTLKPEREGLFCEKIFGPTRDWECHCGKYKRIRYKGIVCDRCGVEVTRSKVRRDRMGHIELAAPVSHIWYFKGIPSRMGLILDISPRSLEKVLYFASYLVLDPGDTPLMKKQLLTENEYREYREKYGNAFKVGMGAEVIKKLLEELELEKLSRELRQELKEVSGQRKIRAIRRLEVVEAFRKSGNDPAWMIMDAVPVIPPELRPMVQLDGGRFATSDLNDLYRRVINRNNRLKRLLDLGAPDIIVRNEKRMLQEAVDALIDNGRRGRPVTGPGNRPLKSLSDMLKGKQGRFRQNLLGKRVDYSGRSVIVVGPELQLHQAGLPKEMALELFKPFVMKKLVNAGHAHNIKSAKRMVERVRPEVWDVLEEVIKEHPILLNRAPTLHRLGIQAFEPVLSEGKAIKIHPLVCTAYNADFDGDQMAVHVPLSAEAQAEARLLMLSAHNILSTKDGRPVATPTQDMVLGSYYLTIERDGVPGEGNVFANMNEVLLAYQHKEISLHAKIRIRMMTPDGELGLVHTTAGRLIFNDALPDRLKAFFKKNDGWHLGTLMDKKALGKLVANCYNAFGNADTAGVLDRVKKLGFSFACRAGITIAIADIKIPEQKKVILKQTEEQVDIIDRQYRRGLITGDERYKKIIGLWTNATDDVTKALMESLDRFNPVYMMANSGARGNIQQIRQLAGMRGLMADPSGRIIDQPIKANFREGLTVLDYFISTHGARKGLADTALRTADSGYLTRRLVDVAQDVIIREDDCDIVGVNIVKEKIRLTPPSAAGIERVRTRLLDRTTAEGIYDIKTGALLAAKGTLLDEEILADLGQHSLAEIVLTPVDDLDHPETVSLAETGEALDQALKEAITREMLDKIITESVKDGQGEEIIPAGTQLTEEMIDTILARDVREVKVRNDSIKGIEVQDIIEGSSVIESLKDRIIGRIIAEDIVDPKTGELVIKTNEAIDEAMADRIVAVRDSVSIRSVLTCKSQYGVCRKCYGRNLATGHMVDVGEAVGIIAAQSIGEPGTQLTMRTFHTGGVAGDDITQGLPRVEELFEARKPKRPAIISETDGVAEVKEIKGMRRVTVTPVTGEERVYQIPYGARMLVRDGQEVQAGERLTEGAVNPHDILRVGGLKETQRYLVYEVQKVYKSQGVEINDKHIEVMVRQMMHKVKVEEPGDTELLPGEYIDINTFEEQNAFAIENGGEPSVARPILLGITKASLATDSFLSAASFQETTRVLTEAAIKGKVDPLLGLKENVIIGKLVPAGTGMSRYRNIRIKKLLSPDQTASVSQ, from the coding sequence TTGTTGGACGTAAATAATTTTGACTCCATGCGCATAGGTTTGGCCTCACCCGAACAAATCCGCAAGTGGTCTCACGGCGAGGTAAAGAAACCGGAAACCATTAACTACCGGACGCTAAAACCGGAACGGGAAGGATTGTTCTGCGAAAAAATATTTGGCCCGACCCGGGACTGGGAGTGTCATTGCGGTAAATATAAGCGGATCCGTTATAAAGGGATTGTCTGTGATCGTTGCGGCGTGGAAGTAACCCGCTCTAAAGTACGGCGGGACCGCATGGGCCATATCGAATTGGCGGCGCCGGTATCCCATATCTGGTATTTCAAAGGGATTCCCAGCCGGATGGGGTTGATTTTGGATATTTCTCCCCGTTCGCTGGAAAAGGTGCTTTACTTCGCATCCTATCTGGTACTGGATCCCGGCGATACCCCTTTGATGAAAAAACAGCTGCTCACCGAAAATGAATACCGGGAATACCGGGAAAAATACGGCAATGCCTTTAAAGTTGGCATGGGTGCCGAGGTCATTAAAAAACTGCTGGAAGAACTGGAACTGGAAAAACTCAGCCGGGAATTGCGCCAGGAACTGAAAGAAGTCAGCGGCCAGAGAAAGATCCGGGCCATCCGCCGCCTGGAAGTGGTGGAAGCTTTCCGCAAATCCGGTAATGACCCTGCCTGGATGATCATGGATGCCGTGCCGGTTATTCCGCCGGAACTGCGGCCTATGGTTCAACTGGACGGCGGTCGTTTTGCCACCTCCGATTTAAATGATTTATACCGCCGGGTCATTAACCGCAATAATCGCTTAAAGCGGCTTTTGGACCTTGGCGCCCCGGATATTATCGTGCGCAACGAAAAACGGATGCTGCAGGAAGCCGTAGACGCCCTCATTGATAACGGCCGTCGCGGTCGTCCGGTCACCGGCCCCGGCAACCGCCCCTTAAAGTCCCTGAGTGATATGCTCAAAGGCAAACAAGGCCGGTTCCGTCAAAACCTGCTGGGGAAACGGGTTGACTACTCCGGTCGTTCGGTTATCGTCGTAGGGCCGGAACTGCAGCTGCACCAGGCTGGTCTGCCCAAAGAAATGGCTCTGGAACTGTTTAAGCCTTTCGTTATGAAGAAACTGGTGAATGCCGGCCATGCTCATAACATCAAAAGCGCCAAACGGATGGTGGAGCGGGTACGTCCGGAAGTTTGGGATGTGCTGGAAGAGGTCATCAAGGAACATCCGATCCTCCTGAACCGCGCTCCGACTTTGCATCGTCTGGGGATTCAGGCTTTTGAACCGGTTCTGTCTGAGGGTAAGGCCATTAAGATTCATCCCTTGGTTTGTACGGCTTATAACGCCGACTTTGACGGCGACCAAATGGCCGTACACGTGCCCCTTTCGGCTGAGGCTCAGGCTGAAGCCAGACTGTTGATGCTGTCGGCCCACAACATTCTGTCTACCAAGGACGGCAGACCAGTGGCCACTCCTACCCAGGATATGGTCTTGGGTTCCTATTACCTGACCATTGAGCGGGACGGGGTGCCGGGCGAGGGTAACGTCTTCGCCAATATGAACGAAGTATTGCTGGCTTATCAGCATAAGGAAATCTCCCTGCACGCCAAAATCCGGATCAGGATGATGACTCCGGACGGGGAACTGGGATTGGTGCATACCACTGCCGGCCGTCTGATCTTCAACGATGCTCTGCCGGATCGCCTAAAGGCATTTTTTAAGAAGAATGATGGCTGGCACCTGGGAACCCTGATGGATAAAAAAGCCCTGGGCAAACTGGTGGCCAATTGTTATAATGCATTTGGCAATGCCGATACAGCCGGAGTGCTGGACCGGGTCAAAAAACTCGGATTCTCCTTTGCCTGCCGGGCAGGGATTACCATTGCCATCGCAGATATCAAGATTCCGGAACAGAAGAAGGTAATCTTAAAACAGACCGAGGAACAGGTTGATATCATTGACCGGCAGTACCGCCGGGGCCTGATTACCGGTGACGAACGCTATAAAAAGATCATCGGCCTGTGGACTAATGCCACCGACGATGTGACCAAAGCCCTGATGGAATCCCTGGATCGGTTTAACCCGGTATATATGATGGCCAACTCCGGTGCCCGCGGTAATATCCAGCAGATTCGCCAGCTGGCCGGCATGCGCGGCCTGATGGCCGACCCTTCCGGCCGGATCATTGACCAGCCGATCAAAGCCAACTTCAGGGAGGGACTCACCGTACTGGATTACTTTATTTCTACCCACGGCGCCCGCAAGGGTCTGGCTGATACTGCTTTGAGAACAGCCGACTCAGGTTATTTGACCCGCCGTCTGGTGGATGTAGCCCAGGATGTGATCATCCGGGAAGACGACTGCGATATTGTTGGCGTCAACATTGTTAAAGAGAAAATCAGACTGACCCCGCCCAGCGCTGCGGGCATTGAGCGGGTACGCACTCGGCTGCTGGATAGAACGACGGCAGAGGGAATCTATGATATAAAAACAGGTGCCCTTCTGGCAGCTAAGGGTACATTGCTGGATGAAGAAATCTTGGCCGATTTGGGACAACACAGCCTTGCAGAAATTGTTCTAACCCCTGTCGATGACCTTGATCATCCGGAAACCGTCTCCCTGGCCGAAACGGGAGAAGCCCTTGATCAGGCGCTGAAAGAAGCCATAACGCGCGAGATGCTGGACAAAATTATTACTGAATCCGTTAAAGACGGACAGGGTGAGGAAATCATTCCCGCCGGCACTCAATTGACCGAGGAAATGATCGATACCATTCTGGCAAGAGATGTCCGGGAAGTGAAAGTGCGCAACGATAGTATAAAAGGCATCGAGGTACAGGATATTATTGAAGGCAGCAGTGTAATCGAATCCCTGAAAGACCGGATCATCGGCCGGATTATTGCCGAGGATATCGTAGATCCGAAGACCGGGGAACTGGTTATTAAGACTAACGAAGCAATCGATGAGGCTATGGCCGACAGAATAGTGGCTGTCCGGGATTCAGTGTCCATCCGTTCGGTTTTGACCTGTAAGTCCCAATACGGGGTATGCCGCAAATGTTATGGACGGAACCTGGCTACCGGTCACATGGTGGATGTGGGCGAAGCAGTCGGTATTATCGCAGCTCAGTCCATCGGTGAGCCGGGAACTCAGCTGACTATGAGAACCTTCCACACCGGCGGTGTTGCCGGCGACGATATCACTCAAGGTCTGCCTCGTGTCGAGGAATTGTTTGAAGCCCGTAAGCCTAAGCGTCCGGCGATTATCAGTGAAACCGACGGCGTGGCTGAGGTTAAGGAAATTAAGGGCATGCGGCGGGTTACCGTTACTCCGGTCACCGGGGAAGAACGGGTTTATCAGATTCCCTACGGCGCCAGAATGCTGGTGCGTGACGGGCAGGAAGTACAGGCAGGGGAACGGCTGACCGAAGGTGCGGTGAACCCTCATGACATCCTGCGGGTGGGAGGACTGAAAGAAACCCAGCGCTACCTAGTGTACGAAGTGCAAAAAGTATATAAGTCCCAGGGTGTGGAAATCAATGACAAACACATTGAAGTCATGGTGCGGCAGATGATGCATAAGGTGAAGGTAGAGGAACCGGGCGATACCGAACTGTTGCCGGGTGAATATATCGATATCAACACCTTTGAAGAACAAAACGCCTTCGCTATTGAAAATGGCGGAGAACCTTCTGTTGCCAGGCCGATCCTCCTGGGCATCACCAAGGCCTCCCTGGCAACCGACTCCTTCTTGTCAGCGGCTTCTTTCCAGGAAACCACCCGGGTACTGACCGAAGCGGCAATCAAGGGCAAGGTAGATCCGCTCCTGGGCCTGAAAGAAAACGTGATCATCGGCAAACTGGTTCCTGCCGGAACCGGCATGAGCCGCTACCGTAACATCCGGATTAAGAAACTGCTGTCTCCCGATCAAACTGCCAGCGTATCGCAGTAA
- a CDS encoding L7Ae/L30e/S12e/Gadd45 family ribosomal protein, translating to MYDELKTAPKAIGAKQAAKAVEKGLAVKVYLASDADQRIISPIAELCQRHHVPVERQATVAELGKSCGIDVGAAAVAVLNN from the coding sequence ATGTATGATGAACTAAAAACAGCCCCAAAAGCAATCGGTGCCAAGCAGGCAGCCAAAGCCGTGGAAAAAGGCCTGGCAGTAAAAGTGTACTTGGCTTCGGATGCGGATCAACGCATAATTTCACCCATTGCAGAGTTGTGTCAAAGACACCACGTACCGGTCGAAAGACAGGCGACGGTGGCCGAACTGGGAAAATCCTGCGGCATTGACGTAGGTGCCGCCGCTGTGGCTGTTTTAAACAACTAG
- the rpsL gene encoding 30S ribosomal protein S12 produces MPTISQLVRKGREELVQKSTAPALKECPQKRGVCTRVYTTTPKKPNSALRKVARVRLTNGIEVSAYIPGIGHNLQEHSVVLIRGGRVKDLPGVRYHIIRGALDTAGVQKRSQGRSKYGAKRAKKK; encoded by the coding sequence ATGCCGACTATTAGTCAATTAGTGCGCAAAGGAAGAGAAGAATTGGTGCAGAAATCCACTGCGCCGGCCCTCAAGGAGTGCCCGCAAAAACGTGGAGTTTGTACCAGGGTGTATACAACAACCCCGAAAAAACCGAACTCCGCGCTGCGGAAAGTGGCCAGGGTTCGTTTGACCAACGGGATTGAAGTCAGCGCGTATATTCCGGGAATTGGGCACAACCTCCAGGAACACTCCGTGGTCCTGATCAGAGGCGGTAGGGTAAAAGACCTGCCAGGCGTTCGTTACCACATTATCCGCGGTGCTCTCGATACTGCCGGCGTACAAAAACGCAGCCAGGGCCGATCGAAATACGGCGCGAAACGGGCCAAGAAAAAATAG
- the fusA gene encoding elongation factor G, whose product MARKFPLEKTRNIGIMAHIDAGKTTTTERILFYTGKVHKLGEVHDGAATMDWMVQEQERGITITSAATTCQWQSHRINIIDTPGHVDFTVEVERSLRVLDGSVAVFCAKGGVEPQSETVWRQADKYGVPRMAYVNKMDITGADFYRVVDMMKTRLGANAVPIQLPIGSEDTYKGLIDLVHMKAVIYTDDLGKTSSETEIPEDMKEQAELYRQGLLDAVAESDDELMMKYLEGEELTVEEIQKGIRKATIACKMTPVICGSSYRNKGVQPLLDAVVAYMPAPTDIEAIKGVNPDNGEEDSRHSDDNLPFSALAFKIMADPYVGKLAFFRVYSGTLASGSYVYNSTKGKKERIGRILQMHANHREEIDMIYTGDIAAAVGLKDTTTGDTLCDEKQPIILESMVFPDPVISVAVEPKTKADQEKMGTALARLAEEDPTFKMHTDQETGQTIISGMGELHLEIIVDRMLREFKVDCNVGKPQVAYRETIRKPVKSEGKFVRQSGGRGQYGHCWLELTPQEPGQGFVFENKVVGGAIPKEYINPIEAGVKEAMENGVMAGYPMVDIKVTVYDGSYHDVDSSEMAFKIAGSMGFKAGAQKANPALLEPYMKVEVLVPEEYMGDVIGDLNSRRGRIEGMESRAGVQAIKSFVPLSEMFGYSTDLRSKTQGRGNYSMEFDHYEEVPKNIADTIVAKVKGTSA is encoded by the coding sequence GTGGCCAGGAAGTTTCCACTCGAAAAGACGCGGAACATAGGCATCATGGCACACATTGACGCTGGTAAGACCACTACGACCGAACGTATTCTCTTCTATACAGGTAAAGTACACAAATTGGGCGAAGTGCATGATGGCGCTGCGACGATGGACTGGATGGTACAAGAACAGGAAAGAGGTATTACCATTACCTCGGCGGCCACTACATGTCAATGGCAGAGTCATCGTATTAACATCATTGACACACCAGGGCACGTGGACTTTACTGTTGAAGTGGAACGTTCTCTCAGGGTGCTTGACGGGTCGGTTGCTGTATTTTGTGCCAAGGGCGGGGTAGAGCCTCAGTCCGAGACGGTATGGCGTCAAGCCGATAAATACGGTGTTCCACGTATGGCCTATGTAAATAAAATGGATATCACCGGCGCTGATTTTTACCGGGTTGTCGACATGATGAAAACCCGGCTGGGCGCCAATGCCGTTCCTATTCAATTGCCCATCGGTTCGGAAGACACTTATAAGGGCCTCATCGACTTGGTTCACATGAAGGCTGTCATTTACACTGACGACCTGGGGAAAACCAGTTCAGAGACTGAAATTCCGGAAGATATGAAGGAACAGGCTGAACTGTATCGCCAGGGCCTGCTGGATGCTGTGGCTGAAAGCGACGATGAGCTCATGATGAAATACCTCGAAGGTGAAGAACTGACCGTCGAAGAAATCCAAAAAGGAATCCGCAAGGCTACAATTGCCTGCAAAATGACTCCGGTCATCTGCGGTTCCTCCTATCGCAACAAAGGGGTGCAGCCCCTGCTGGACGCGGTTGTGGCTTATATGCCGGCGCCGACTGATATCGAAGCTATTAAGGGCGTCAATCCTGACAACGGCGAAGAAGACAGCCGCCATTCCGATGATAACTTGCCTTTCTCGGCTTTGGCCTTTAAAATCATGGCTGATCCCTATGTGGGCAAGCTGGCTTTCTTCCGGGTCTATTCCGGAACCTTAGCGTCCGGATCCTATGTGTATAACTCCACCAAAGGGAAAAAAGAGCGTATTGGCCGTATCCTGCAGATGCATGCCAATCACCGGGAAGAAATCGATATGATTTATACCGGTGATATTGCCGCTGCGGTAGGTCTGAAAGACACCACCACCGGCGACACTCTTTGTGATGAGAAACAGCCGATTATTCTTGAATCCATGGTGTTCCCGGATCCGGTTATCTCGGTAGCGGTAGAGCCTAAGACCAAAGCTGACCAGGAAAAAATGGGCACCGCGCTGGCCCGCTTAGCGGAAGAAGATCCTACTTTCAAAATGCATACCGACCAGGAAACCGGCCAAACCATTATCTCCGGCATGGGCGAACTTCATCTGGAGATCATTGTGGACCGGATGCTGCGGGAATTCAAAGTAGACTGCAATGTGGGCAAACCCCAGGTTGCTTACCGCGAAACCATTCGCAAACCCGTCAAGTCGGAAGGCAAATTCGTTCGCCAGTCCGGCGGCCGTGGCCAATATGGTCACTGCTGGCTGGAACTGACGCCTCAGGAACCCGGCCAGGGCTTTGTTTTTGAAAATAAAGTCGTGGGCGGCGCTATCCCGAAAGAATATATCAATCCGATCGAAGCCGGTGTTAAAGAAGCGATGGAAAACGGCGTAATGGCCGGTTATCCGATGGTAGACATCAAAGTTACCGTTTATGACGGTTCTTATCACGATGTTGACTCCTCGGAAATGGCATTTAAGATTGCCGGTTCCATGGGCTTTAAGGCAGGCGCCCAGAAAGCTAACCCGGCTCTGCTGGAACCGTACATGAAAGTAGAAGTGCTGGTGCCGGAAGAATACATGGGCGATGTGATCGGCGACCTGAACTCCCGCCGTGGACGGATCGAAGGCATGGAATCCCGGGCTGGCGTGCAGGCCATCAAGTCCTTTGTGCCGCTGTCTGAGATGTTCGGCTATTCCACCGACCTTCGTTCTAAAACTCAAGGCCGTGGTAACTACTCCATGGAGTTTGATCACTATGAAGAAGTGCCGAAAAATATTGCCGACACTATCGTGGCAAAAGTTAAAGGAACTTCCGCATAA
- the rpsG gene encoding 30S ribosomal protein S7: MPRKGAVPKRDVLPDPVYNSKLVTRFINKVMLDGKKGIAENIVYDAFEIIRAKTGKDPLEVFEVALKNVMPVLEVRARRVGGANYQVPVEVRADRRLSLGIRWLVNYSRARGEKTMYERLAGELLDASNNAGSSVKKKEDTHKMAEANKAFAHYRW; this comes from the coding sequence ATGCCTAGGAAAGGTGCTGTACCCAAACGTGACGTACTGCCGGATCCGGTGTACAATTCCAAGCTTGTCACCCGGTTTATCAATAAAGTCATGCTTGACGGTAAAAAAGGAATTGCCGAAAACATCGTTTATGATGCTTTCGAAATTATTAGAGCGAAAACAGGCAAAGATCCGCTGGAAGTATTTGAAGTGGCTCTGAAAAATGTAATGCCCGTTCTCGAGGTTCGTGCTCGCCGGGTTGGCGGTGCAAACTACCAGGTACCGGTTGAAGTGCGGGCGGACCGCCGTTTATCGCTCGGCATCCGCTGGCTGGTGAATTATTCCCGGGCCCGGGGTGAAAAAACTATGTACGAAAGACTGGCAGGGGAACTTCTGGATGCCTCGAATAACGCCGGTTCTTCCGTGAAGAAAAAAGAAGATACCCACAAGATGGCAGAAGCCAACAAGGCGTTTGCGCATTATCGGTGGTAG